The Gouania willdenowi chromosome 7, fGouWil2.1, whole genome shotgun sequence genome includes a window with the following:
- the LOC114467157 gene encoding 5-aminolevulinate synthase, nonspecific, mitochondrial-like isoform X2 codes for MDAVIRRCPFLISVPSIFLHVSRKSTLVSCAQKCPIMMDLASGSAKARAVSTSSAVSKGTPRRDERHSEEKEDQNHNPSLDSQTKGSRCPFLAAEIVHNMKSVVREARIELQEDVQRVLSFHPGKGAVVKPQKDVNKPTASTASHLLKNNLPEGSTFNYDTFFNEKIQNKKSDHTYRVFKTVNRSAPSFPMAEDHSESFHPNKNVSVWCSNDYLGMSRHPKVTQAVMEAVRKHGAGAGGTRNISGTSKFHVELEDELADLHGKDAALLFTSCFVANDSTLFTLSKMLPGCEIYSDAGNHASMIQGIRNSGVKKFIFPHNDVRHLQKLLEKSDPRTPKIVAFETVHSMDGAVCPLEEMCDVAHKFGAITFVDEVHAVGLYGSRGGGIGDRDKVMNKMDIISGTLGKAFGCVGGYVASTAALVDTVRSYAAGFIFTTSLPPMLLAGAKESVKILKSEEGRILRRKHQRSVKLLRQMLMDSGLPVVHCPSHIIPVQVSDAEKNSSICDIMMSRYNIYVQAINYPTVAKGHEMLRIAPTPHHSPQMMEYFADRLLKTWTDVGLELRPHSSAECNFCQQPLYFQLMSEREKSYFKGLSNVISAVA; via the exons ATGGATGCTGTGATCCGTCGCTGTCCCTTTCTGATCTCTGTTCCCAGTATTTTCCTTCACGTGTCTAGAAAGTCGACCCTGGTGAGCTGTGCACAAAAATGCCCCATAATGATGGACCTGGCCTCTGGATCTGCAAAAGCAAGAGCCGTCTCTACTTCTTCTGCTGTGTCCAAGGGAACACCAAGGAGAGATG AGAGACATTCTGAAGAAAAGGAGGATCAAAATCACAACCCCTCACTGGACAGCCAGACTAAAGGCTCCAGATGCCCCTTCCTGGCTGCAGAGATTGTGCACAATATGAAGAGTGTTGTAAGAGAGGCCAGGATTGAGCTACAGGAGGACGTCCAGAGGGTTCTATCCTTTCACCCAG GTAAAGGAGCAGTGGTCAAGCCACAGAAGGACGTTAATAAACCCACTGCTTCCACTGCTTCCCACTTACTAAAGAATAATCTGCCAGAAG GTTCCACCTTCAACTATGACACATTTTTCAATGAGAAAATTCAAAACAAGAAATCTGACCACACATACAGGGTTTTTAAGACCGTTAACCGAAGCGCTCCCTCATTCCCAATGGCAGAAGACCACTCCGAGTCTTTTCATCCCAATAAAAATGTGTCCGTGTGGTGCAGCAACGACTACCTGGGCATGAGCCGTCACCCAAAAGTCACCCAAGCAGTCAT GGAGGCTGTGCGAAAACACGGCGCTGGAGCGGGAGGTACGCGGAACATTTCTGGAACGAGTAAATTCCACGTGGAGCTGGAGGATGAACTGGCTGATCTACACGGGAAGGACGCTGCACTGCTGTTCACCTCCTGCTTTGTGGCCAACGACTCCACATTGTTCACTCTATCCAAAATGCTTCCAG GTTGTGAGATCTACTCCGATGCAGGGAATCATGCCTCAATGATCCAGGGCATCAGAAACAGTGGTGTCAAGAAGTTTATCTTCCCTCACAATGACGTCAGACATCTTCAAAAGCTGCTTGAGAAGTCTGACCCTCGCACTCCAAAGATTGTTGCTTTTGAGACGGTTCATTCAATGGACG GAGCTGTGTGCCCACTGGAGGAAATGTGTGACGTTGCCCATAAGTTTGGTGCGATTACGTTTGTGGATGAAGTGCATGCTGTGGGCCTCTATGGGAGCAGAGGGGGGGGGATAGGAGACAGAGACAAAGTCATGAACAAAATGGACATTATATCTGGAACCCTCG gCAAGGCGTTTGGCTGCGTTGGAGGATACGTGGCGAGCACCGCCGCCCTGGTGGACACGGTGCGCTCCTACGCCGCAGGCTTCATCTTCACCACCTCACTGCCCCCCATGCTGCTGGCGGGGGCCAAGGAGTCCGTCAAGATCCTGAAGAGTGAGGAAGGACGGATCCTCAGGAGAAAACATCAAAGGAGCGTAAAGCTGCTGCGGCAGATGTTGATGGACTCTGGGCTTCCTGTGGTCCACTGCCCCAGCCACATCATTCCTGTGCAG GTTTCAGATGCGGAGAAAAACAGCTCCATATGTGACATCATGATGTCTCGGTACAACATCTACGTGCAGGCCATCAACTACCCAACCGTGGCTAAAGGACACGAGATGTTGCGCATTGCTCCGACACCACACCATTCACCTCAGATGATGGAGTACTTTGCTG
- the LOC114467157 gene encoding 5-aminolevulinate synthase, nonspecific, mitochondrial-like isoform X1, producing the protein MFRKAFFICHIRLDWDAFRLSLPHMDAVIRRCPFLISVPSIFLHVSRKSTLVSCAQKCPIMMDLASGSAKARAVSTSSAVSKGTPRRDERHSEEKEDQNHNPSLDSQTKGSRCPFLAAEIVHNMKSVVREARIELQEDVQRVLSFHPGKGAVVKPQKDVNKPTASTASHLLKNNLPEGSTFNYDTFFNEKIQNKKSDHTYRVFKTVNRSAPSFPMAEDHSESFHPNKNVSVWCSNDYLGMSRHPKVTQAVMEAVRKHGAGAGGTRNISGTSKFHVELEDELADLHGKDAALLFTSCFVANDSTLFTLSKMLPGCEIYSDAGNHASMIQGIRNSGVKKFIFPHNDVRHLQKLLEKSDPRTPKIVAFETVHSMDGAVCPLEEMCDVAHKFGAITFVDEVHAVGLYGSRGGGIGDRDKVMNKMDIISGTLGKAFGCVGGYVASTAALVDTVRSYAAGFIFTTSLPPMLLAGAKESVKILKSEEGRILRRKHQRSVKLLRQMLMDSGLPVVHCPSHIIPVQVSDAEKNSSICDIMMSRYNIYVQAINYPTVAKGHEMLRIAPTPHHSPQMMEYFADRLLKTWTDVGLELRPHSSAECNFCQQPLYFQLMSEREKSYFKGLSNVISAVA; encoded by the exons ATGTTTCGAAAGGCATTTTTCATCTGTCATATCAGGCTGGACTGGGATGCGTTTCG GTTATCACTTCCTCACATGGATGCTGTGATCCGTCGCTGTCCCTTTCTGATCTCTGTTCCCAGTATTTTCCTTCACGTGTCTAGAAAGTCGACCCTGGTGAGCTGTGCACAAAAATGCCCCATAATGATGGACCTGGCCTCTGGATCTGCAAAAGCAAGAGCCGTCTCTACTTCTTCTGCTGTGTCCAAGGGAACACCAAGGAGAGATG AGAGACATTCTGAAGAAAAGGAGGATCAAAATCACAACCCCTCACTGGACAGCCAGACTAAAGGCTCCAGATGCCCCTTCCTGGCTGCAGAGATTGTGCACAATATGAAGAGTGTTGTAAGAGAGGCCAGGATTGAGCTACAGGAGGACGTCCAGAGGGTTCTATCCTTTCACCCAG GTAAAGGAGCAGTGGTCAAGCCACAGAAGGACGTTAATAAACCCACTGCTTCCACTGCTTCCCACTTACTAAAGAATAATCTGCCAGAAG GTTCCACCTTCAACTATGACACATTTTTCAATGAGAAAATTCAAAACAAGAAATCTGACCACACATACAGGGTTTTTAAGACCGTTAACCGAAGCGCTCCCTCATTCCCAATGGCAGAAGACCACTCCGAGTCTTTTCATCCCAATAAAAATGTGTCCGTGTGGTGCAGCAACGACTACCTGGGCATGAGCCGTCACCCAAAAGTCACCCAAGCAGTCAT GGAGGCTGTGCGAAAACACGGCGCTGGAGCGGGAGGTACGCGGAACATTTCTGGAACGAGTAAATTCCACGTGGAGCTGGAGGATGAACTGGCTGATCTACACGGGAAGGACGCTGCACTGCTGTTCACCTCCTGCTTTGTGGCCAACGACTCCACATTGTTCACTCTATCCAAAATGCTTCCAG GTTGTGAGATCTACTCCGATGCAGGGAATCATGCCTCAATGATCCAGGGCATCAGAAACAGTGGTGTCAAGAAGTTTATCTTCCCTCACAATGACGTCAGACATCTTCAAAAGCTGCTTGAGAAGTCTGACCCTCGCACTCCAAAGATTGTTGCTTTTGAGACGGTTCATTCAATGGACG GAGCTGTGTGCCCACTGGAGGAAATGTGTGACGTTGCCCATAAGTTTGGTGCGATTACGTTTGTGGATGAAGTGCATGCTGTGGGCCTCTATGGGAGCAGAGGGGGGGGGATAGGAGACAGAGACAAAGTCATGAACAAAATGGACATTATATCTGGAACCCTCG gCAAGGCGTTTGGCTGCGTTGGAGGATACGTGGCGAGCACCGCCGCCCTGGTGGACACGGTGCGCTCCTACGCCGCAGGCTTCATCTTCACCACCTCACTGCCCCCCATGCTGCTGGCGGGGGCCAAGGAGTCCGTCAAGATCCTGAAGAGTGAGGAAGGACGGATCCTCAGGAGAAAACATCAAAGGAGCGTAAAGCTGCTGCGGCAGATGTTGATGGACTCTGGGCTTCCTGTGGTCCACTGCCCCAGCCACATCATTCCTGTGCAG GTTTCAGATGCGGAGAAAAACAGCTCCATATGTGACATCATGATGTCTCGGTACAACATCTACGTGCAGGCCATCAACTACCCAACCGTGGCTAAAGGACACGAGATGTTGCGCATTGCTCCGACACCACACCATTCACCTCAGATGATGGAGTACTTTGCTG